Part of the Flavobacterium sp. MDT1-60 genome, AAATTTATGTAAATCCTATGTTGTTTTTTACAGAAAGCCAAAATCCATTTAAGCAGGAAATCAGAGAATATCCGGTGGATTTTAAATACCCTTTTGCTGATAAATACAATATTATTATTAAAATACCTGAGGGATTTGCAGTAGAAACACTCCCAGCACCTGCAGTAATTGCGATGGCAGATGATTTAGGTACTTTTAAGTTCAATATTGCGTCAAACGATGGAACGTTGCAATTGATGATATCAAATCAAATTAATGAAGCCATTATTTCTACAGAGAAATACGAAATGCTAAAAGAATATTACAAAGGAATGGTTGCAAAAGAAACCGAGAAAATAGTTTTAAAAAGAATTTAAAAATGGGATTACGTTTAATGGTTGTCTCCGCTTTATTGGTTTTGGGGGCTTCAAAAGTCAATGCTCAAAATTATGAGTTGGGGAAAGTTACAATTGCTGAATTACAAGAAAAATCGAATGCAAAAGATACAGCGGCTCCGGCCGCTATTTTATTTAAAAAAGGAAGAACCTTTTTTACCTATACTGAAGGAAAAGGACTTGTTATTAATAATGTCTATGAATTCAGGATTAAAATTTATAAAAAAGAAGGATTAAAATGGGCAAATCAGGAAGTTTCTTATTATGTAGGATATGAGAATCTGAATGATGATACTGTGAATTTTTCTAACGCAGCAACATACAATCTTGAAAATGGAGAAATTGTAAAAACGAAACTGAATAGTGAGGGAAGTTTCAAAAATAAAATAAACAATTATTGGAACAAGGCGACTATCACCTTACCAAATGTTAAAGTAGGTTCTATTATAGAATTTAAGTATGTCTTGAAATCAGAAAATATAGTGAAGCTACCTGATTTTGATTTTCAATATACTATTCCGGTCAGTTATTTCGAGTATAAAACAGAGATTCCCGAGTTTTTTATTTATAAATCTTTGCTTATCGGAAATTTAAAAATAGAAACAAAAGCAGAATTAGTTTTAAGTAGTCAGGTCTTTGCAAGAGGTTATAAACAGATTAATAGTTTTTATACTTCAAAAGATATTCCGGCACTTAATGAGGAAAGATTTGTTGATAATATAAATAATTATAAAGGGTCAATTCAAAACGAATTAGAAAAAGAAAGATATCCTGATAAGCCAGGTATTGATTATACAAAAACATGGGAAGGCGTAGCTACTTCAATCTATAAGAATAAGGATTTTGGAGGAGAACTTAAACAAAAAGATTATTTTTTAGAAGATATAAAAGAGATCTTGCAGAAAACAGATTCTAAAAAAGAACGGTTAAACTTGATTTTTCAGTTTGTTCAAAATAGAATGAACTGGACGGGAAAAAGGGGGTACTTTGTAGATAAAGGTGTAAAAAAAGCCTATGAAGAAAAGTCAGGAAATGTTGCTGAAATAAATTTTATTTTGATTTCGATGCTTAAAGCAGCCGGAATCGACGTAAATCCTGTTTTAGCGAGTACAGTTGAAAATGGTGTTCCGGTATTTCCAAATAGAACTGTTTTTAATTATGTCATTGGTGCTGCCGAAATTGAGGGACAGAAAATTTTGATGGATGCTTCAAATAAGTTTACAACGCCTAATATTTTGCCATTAAATCTTTTAAACTGGAAAGGCAGGCTTATCAAAGAAGATGGTTCTTCTCAAGAAATTGATATGATTCCTAAAATAGCTTCAAAAGAAAATTATACAATAACAGCAAGTATAAATCCTGATCTTGGTGAGATTGACGGAAGGTTGCGAATCAAGAAAACAGATTATGATGCTTTTCGTTTTAGAGAAATAAATTCAAATAGTAATGAGAATTCTTATCTCGAAAAATTAGAGAATGATTTAGGAAAAATTGAAATCGAAGACTATAAGATCGAGAATAAAATCGGAGATTTATCAAAACCAGTTCAGGAAGAATTTAATTTTAAGGCCAGACACTCTTATGATATTATTGGTGGGAAAATATTTTTAAGACCAATACTTTTTTTTACTGATGTCATTAATCCGTTTAAGCAAGAAAAAAGACAAATGCCTATTTATTTTGGGTATCCAAGTCAGGAGACTTATAACGTATTTTTAGATATTCCAGATGGTTTTGTTGTTGAATCGCTTCCAAAGCCAATGCGAATTGTAACAGAAAACAGAGATGCATCTTATACAATGAATATGATTTCTGAAGAAAACAAAGTCCATATTCAGGTTGTTAAGGAAATAAACAAATATATTTTTGCTACGGATGATTATGATATGCTCAAAGAGTTTTTTCAAAATATAATTGTGAGTCAAAATGAAAAAATAGTTTTAAAAAGAATCTAAACATGAAGTTTCAAAGCTTAATAATAATTTTTGTTTTTTTCTGTATTTCAAAAATTAATGCCCAAAATTATGAATTAGGGAAAGTGACTGTAGCGCAATTACAGGAAAAAGTGCATCCGAAAGACACTACTGCACCTGCGGCAATCATTTTTAAGAAAGGAAGAACTTTTTTTACTTACAATAATACTAATGGTTTTTCTGCGAATCATGTTTATGAATTTAAAATTAAAATTTATAAAAAAGAAGGACTTGCCTGGGCAGATCAAAAAGTCCGATTTTATATTGGTTATGAAAAACTAAATGAAGATCGATTGGAGTTTTCACAAGGTGTTACTTATAATTTGGAAAATGGTTCAATTGTCAAGACAAAATTGGACAATCAGGGAACTTTTAAGAAGAAAATAAATAAATATTGGAATGAGAAAACCATAACATTACCAAATGTAAAAGTAGGGTCGATTATTGAATATAAATATATCTTAAAAACAGAGAATATTGTAAAACTTCCGGATTTTGATTTTCAATATGAAATTCCTGTTGATTATTTTGAATATAAAACCGAGATTCCTGAATTCTACATCTACAAGACGATTTTAGTCGGAAGGACACCTGTAACATCAGATTCTAAAATTGTTGCAGGAAGCCAGAGTTTTGAGAATGAGCACAACCAAACGAGCACACTTTACTTCAGACAAGTTAATTCTCTATTTAGCGGAAAAGATATTTCTCCATTAATATTAGAGCCTTACGTAAATAATATTGATAATTATAAAGGAAGCATTCAACACGAGCTTGAACGCATACGTTATCCAGAGCAGCCTGTAAAAGATTTTACAATGACTTGGGAAGGAGTTGCCTCAACTATTTTTAAGGACGAAAATTTTGGAAAAGAACTCAGTCAAAATGATTTTTTGCTGGAAGATGTCAAAAAATTATTAGGGAATGTTGAATCGCTTAATGAGAGATTAAATATCATTTTTAAATTCGTTCAGAATAAAATGAACTGGAATGAAGAGAATGGTTATTATACTGATATAGGAGTTAGAAAAGCGTATACAAATCAAACTGGAAATGTAGCCGAAATCAATTTTATATTGATTAATATGCTGAAATTGGCCAGTGTAGAAGTAAGTCCGGTTTTGGTCAGTACAATTGATAATGGAATTCCTGTATATCCTACAAGAACTGGTTTTAATTACGTTATTGCTGCTGCCGAAATTGATGGAAAACAAATCCTGCTAGATGCTTCTCATAAATTTACTTCGCCAAATATTTTGCCTTTAAACGTGTTGAATTGGAAGGGAAGACTGATTGAGAAAGATGGGACATCAAAAGAAATTGATTTATATCCGGTTTCAGTATCTAAAGAATTTTCAAATACAGTAGCCAAATTAGATGCTTCGGGTAAAATAGAAGGAAAGGTTAGAGTGCAAAGAACAGATTATGATGCTTATACTTTCAGAGTTGAAAATGCAGATAAAAATCAGGAAAACTATCTTGAAAAGTACGAAGAGCAATTAGGCGATTTGAAGATATCAGATTATGCAATTGAAAACAAGAAAACGAATTTTTCAAATCCGATTATAGAGACTTTTTCTTTTAGTTCAGATAATCAATCGGAGATTATTGGTGGTAAAATATTCATTAATCCGTTATTGTTTTTTACCAGAACAAAAAATCCTTTTACGCAGGAAAAAAGACAAATGGGAATTTATTTTGGATATCCAACACAGGAAAAGTTCAATTTAAATTTAGATATTCCAGAAGGATATGTTGTAGAGTCAATACCAACTCCTGTTCGAATCTCTACTGAAGATAAAGCGATAACTTATATTTTTAATATTTCTAACGTAGGGAATAAAATTCAAATTAGTTGTATAAAAGAGATTAACAATAGTATTTTTGCAGCAGATGAGTATACTGGATTGAAAGATATTTTTCAGAAAATTCTTGCCAGTCAAAATGAAAAAATTGTTCTTAAAAAAATATAACGATGGATTTGAAAAATGCCCAACTTGATGTTGATACCTGGATAAAAGAACACGGAGTTCGCTATTTTAACGAATTAACCAATATGGCACAACTTACTGAAGAAGTAGGTGAAGTAGCCCGAATTATCGCGCGCCGCTATGGTGAACAATCTGAGAAAGAAAGCGATAAAAACAAAGATTTAGGCGAAGAATTGGCTGATGTTGTTTTTGTAGTTTTATGCCTCGCGAATCAGACCGGAATAGATCTGCAAGCCGCTTTTGATAAAAAAATGGATTTGAAATCGGTTAGAGATAAGGATCGTCATAAAAACAACGATAAATTAAAATAATTGTGAAATATCACTCATAAGTTTTGAATTATGAGTTTTGAATTTTGAATTATGAACGGGGAGTGGTAAATTTGCATGGCTGAATTACGTTTCTAATCATTCATAATTCATAATTTACAACTTACAATTAAAAAAATGAATTTACTACTTCAGACAACTCAACATAACTTACAAGGACAAATTGCAGTAACAGGATCAAAAAGCGAAACCAATCGTTTATTGTTGTTAAAAGCATTATTTCCAAATATTACACTTGCCAACACTTCAAACTCTGATGACAGTGAGGTAATGCAAAAAGCTTTGGTTGGGAATGATGAAATTGTAGATATTCATCACGCCGGAACAGCAATGCGCTTTTTAACAGCTTATTTTGCTGTGAACGAAGGCAGAGATGTAGTTATGACAGGTTCAGGCAGAATGCAGGAGCGTCCGATTAAAATTTTAGTGGAAGCTTTAGCACAATTAGGTGTTGAAATCTCATATGAAAAAGAAGTAGGTTATCCACCTATAAAAATCAAAGGAAAAAAAGTTACCGCTTCAAAAGTAACTTTGGCAGCGAATGTTAGCAGCCAATATATTTCGGCACTTTTATTAGTAGCTTCAAAATTAGAAAATGGTTTAGAGTTGACTTTAGAAGGAGAAATTACTTCAATTCCTTATATCAAAATGACTTTAGCGTTGCTGAATGATTTAGATATTCAAACTAGTTTTGAAGGAAATGTCATTAAAGTTTATCCTAAAGAAACTGTTGCTTCAAAAGAAATGGTTGTAGAATCTGACTGGAGCTCGGCATCTTACTTTTTTAGTTTAGTGGCTTTGGCTGATACGGCTTCAATAACATTAACCAGTTATAAAGAAAATAGCTTACAAGGAGATTCTGAATTGGTTTCATTTTATGAGAAATTAGGAGTGAAAACAACGTTTCAAAATAATAAAATGACATTGGTAAAACAAGAGAATTTTAAATATGAAACCATAAATTTTGAATTAAACAATACACCGGATATTGCGCAAACAATCGTTGTGACATGTTTAGGTTTGGGAATCGGTTGCCATTTAACAGGTCTTCATACTTTAAAAATTAAAGAAACGGATCGATTGGAAGCATTAAAAATCGAGCTTACAAAATTGGGAGCTACTATTTCTGTTACAAATGATTCATTGACTTTAACAGCTTCAGAAAATATCAACCATAATGTAAAAATTGCGACATACAACGATCACCGTATGGCAATGGCATTTGCTCCATTAGCTCTGAAAGTTCCAATTATTATCGAAGATGCAGGAGTAGTTTCAAAATCATACCCGGATTTCTGGAATGATTTAGAGACACTAAACTTGCAAATTTCAGAATTGTAAATTTTCCACCATATAAGAAATAGAAGTTCATTTAAACAAAATGAGCATAATTTGAATAGCCTCCAGTTTTAACTGGAGGTTTTTTTGTTTTTATTTTCGGCTTTAGCCAAATAATTACGTTTCAATTCTTTAGAATCCAATTTAAATGAACTTATATTTCTAATATAGTGAAAAAAACGTTTTTTAACGGTCCCAAACCATCAGTAAATCAACGACTTTTGAAAATAAACATCAAAACACTTGACAACGCCTATCTCACAATCGTATATTTGCACACGATTTATAATTTTAGATATAAAATCTAAGATCTACACTTTAAAATCAACAATTCAAATATGAAATTATCACATTTTCAATTTAATTTACCAAAAGAACTTTTAGCAGAATTTCCAGCAGAAAACAGAGATGAGTCTCGTTTAATGGTAATCGATCGTCAAAAACAAACTATAGAACATAAAATGTTTAAAGATGTTATCAATTATTTTGATGACGGAGACGTTTTAATTCTTAACAATACAAAAGTTTTTCCTGCTCGTTTGTATGGAAACAAAGAAAAAACAGGAGCAAGAATCGAGGTTTTCTTATTAAGAGAATTAAATTCTGAGCAACGTCTTTGGGACGTTTTGGTTGATCCGGCCAGAAAAATCCGTATCGGAAACAAACTTTATTTTGGTGATGACGATTCGTTAGTTGCTGAGGTAATTGACAATACAACTTCTCGTGGTAGAACTTTACGTTTTTTATATGACGGTTCTTACGAAGAATTCAGAAACAAATTGACAGAACTTGGAGAAACTCCAATTCCTAAATACATCAACAGAGAAGTAACTGCTGAAGATGCTGAAAGATACCAAACTATTTATGCAAAAGAAGAAGGAGCTGTAGCTGCACCAACTGCAGGTTTACACTTCTCAAAACACCTTTTGAAAAAATTAGAAATCAAAGGAATAAACTTTGCTGAGGTTACACTTCACGTTGGTTTAGGAACTTTTAATCCGGTTGAGGTTGAAGATTTATCTAAACACAAAATGGATTCTGAGGAACTGATCATCAAACAAGAAGCTTGTGATATTGTAAACGAAGCAAAAACGAAGAAAAAACGTATCTGTGCTGTTGGAACGACTTCAATGCGTGCTATTGAAAGTTCAGTTTCATCTCAAAATACTTTAAATCCTTACGAAGGTTGGACAAATAAATTCATTTTTCCACCTCACGATTTTAGTATTGCAAACTGTATGATTACAAATTTCCACACACCAAAATCAACATTATTAATGATGATTTCTGCTTTCTGTGGACATGATTTAATGAAAAGAGCATACGAAGAGGCAATTAAAGAAGGATACAAATTCTATTCTTACGGAGATGCAATGTTGATTATCTAATTCATAGAATTATTAAATATTTAAAACCTGTCATTGATGACGGGTTTTTTTATGGTTTTTGGTCTCAGTCTCAGTCTCAGTTTGCATTCAGTCTTCCGTCACAGTTTGAAAACTGAAAACTGCGACTGCGACTGAAAACTTTAACCAAAACTCAAAACGTGTTAATTTTTGATAGAATATAGTAAAAGTTGTTATTTTTACGCCTCAAAACAAAAACAATGACTTTTCAAAATACACGCGAATTCGCACGAGAGCTTGATTCGCAAGACACTTTAAATCACTATCAGGAGCAGTTTATTTTTCCGAAAGTGAATGACAAACGCGTAATTTATTTCACAGGAAATTCCTTAGGATTACAACCAAAACGCACCAAAGCTTATATTGACGAAGTAATGAACGACTGGGCCAAATTGGCTGTTGAAGGTCATTTTTATGCACAAAAACCGTGGTGGGATTATCAGGAAAGATTTGCAGAACCATTGAGTAAAATTGTAGGGGCTTTGCCTTCAGAAGTTACGGTAATGAACACTTTGACTGTAAATCTTCATTTACTGATGGTTTCTTTTTATCAGCCAAAAGGCAAACGTTACAAAATTATCTGCGAAGAAAAAGCTTTTCCTTCAGATCAATATATGTTTCAGAGTCAGGTTCATTTTCATGGATATAAACCAGAAGATGCGATCGTAGAAATTAAACGTCGTGACGGTGAACACAATATTCGCTTAGAAGATGTCTTAGCAAAAATTGATGAAGTTGGTGATGAACTAGCTTTGGTTTTAATTGGAGGAGTAAACTATTATACCGGACAGGTTTTCGATATCAAAACCATCACAGCAGCTGGCCAAAAAGCGGGTGCAAAAGTTGGTTGGGATTTAGCACATGCCGCCGGAAATATAAAATTAGAACTTCACGATTGGAATGTCGACTTTGCTGCCTGGTGCAGTTATAAATACATGAATTCAGGTCCTGGAAATGCTTCAGGCTGTTTTGTTCACGAAAAACATCATAATGATCCTGATTTGCCAAGATTTGCTGGTTGGTGGGGCCATAACAAAGAACGCCGTTTTAAAATGGAACCAACTTTCGATCCTGTTCATGGAGCAGGAGGATGGCAAATTAGTAATTTACCGGTACTTTCTTTAGCACCTTATTTAGCATCAGTAGAAATGTTCGCTGAGGTTGGAATGGATGCCTTAATTGCAAAAAGAGATCATATCACGTCTTATTTAGAATTCATTTTGCATGAAATTGATAAAGAAGTTAAAGGTAATTTCGAAATTATTACACCCTTAAATCCTTTGGAAAGAGCGTCTCAATTATCTGTTTTTTTACATGGAGAAGGAAGAAGTTTATTTGATTATTTAATGAAAAACGGCGTGATTACCGACTGGCGTGAACCGAATGTAATTCGTTTAGCTCCGGTTCCGCTATATTGTTCATATGAAGATATGTACGATTTTGGACAAATTCTGAAAAAAGGAATTTTAGAGAAATAGTATTAATCTATAAAAGGAATCTCGGCAAAGTCGCGAAACCGCAAAGTTTTATTTTCTTTGCTACTTCGCGACTTTGGTATCATAAGCGGATGAACTTTGCATACTTTGCTTTTAAATACGCGAAATCGTGAAATTCTGTAACCTTTATTTTAAATCATGTAACATCATAAAAAAGTATCTTCTTTACTTTGTAGTGTATAATTATTAAAACTACAACCATGAAAGCCTTATATGTATTATTTGCCGTATTATCTATTGTTTCTTGTCAAAACCAAGGAAAAGAAGATATCAATAAAGCAAAACAAGCCAGCATTGATTCAATGAAAGTTGAAATTAATAAACAGCGCGTTATTGATTCCATGAAAACTGAAATGGCAAATTTAGAAGCAGAAAAAGCAAAAGCACAAGAGCAAAAAGTTGTAGTTGTTCATCAACAAGACGGAACTGCAACAACGACAACAACAACTAAAAAGAAAGGTTGGAGTTCTACCGCTAAGGGTGCTGTAATTGGTGCCGGAGTTGGTGCTGCAACAGGAGCGATAATCAGTAAGAAAAAAGGTGAAGGTGCTATTATTGGTGGTTTGGCCGGAGCCGGAGTTGGTGCCGGAACGGGTGCTATAATTGATGGCAGTAAAAAGAAAGAATAATATTGATATAAAAAAGAAGCCCCGATTTAGAATTCTAAATCGGGGCTTCTTTTTTTACGCTATTTCGTGGGAAGGAATATTTATAGAGATTAGTTCTAACTTATAAAAATCAATTTGGTATTTAATTTTTTCTGTTTCGCTTTTGAAATAAAAAGTCGATTCGAACAAATTATGATAGTATTCAATTCCTTCTAAAAGATTTGCTTTGAAACTATTCAATTTTTTAAGCTGATTGGCTGTGATTTCACCTGAAATACTTTCAATTTCATTTCTAAAATAATCCACATACATTTTCAATTCCTTTACAAACAAATTAGGGCGATTATTAGCTCGTAAAACAGACTTGTTTCCGTAAATATGTTCTACCATATGCTTTAAAGAAACTTCCTGGTCAAAATAAGCCATATTAGGCCCGGGACAAATTACAACACCTTGCGCCTGACCTTTAATTTTGATGTCGTTTTCTAAATAAGAAGAATTGGCCAAACCAACACATAAACAAGATTTTTCAGTAATTTTTACTTTTGATTTTTCAAAGGCATCAGCAGAAAGTGTGTCTTTTATGTTTTCTAATTCTGCTAATTTTATATCCTGATATTTTTTTGAAGCAGTACAAATTCCGTGTGGATCATATTCTTTGCTTAATGCCAGGAATTTTTTCGGGCATGAACTTCCTGCCTTGTTTTCCTGAATTCTTTTCTGTTTTAGAATTTCATTTGTAGTTCCTTTCAAAGTATTAAATGGAACTCCTAAAGGCGAAATATGACTTAAATACAAATCTCTTTCTTTCGCATTAATCAGTAAATTTCGGGTGGTCTGATCTACAGAAGTGGCCTCAGGAACCAATAAAAATGGAGTTCCCCAGCCTACAGAATCGATATTGTAATTACTTAATAGAAATTCATGCTCTTCTGAAGTTCCTACGCCACCCTGAACGGTAATTTTTAGTTCTAATGCCTGATCTGGATAAGGTGCGTTTTTTTGCTGTAACGCTTTTACCATCAACTGATGAGCAGATTGAACTAACTGCTCTTTTTTCTGTTTGAATTCTTCCAGAATTGTTCCTAGTAAAAGCCCGTCGGTTGCAAAAGCATGTCCTCCACAATTTAAGCCTGATTCAATTCGATATTCAGAAACCCAAAGTCCTTTTTTGGCTAAAAAATTTCCCTGAATCATAGCCGATCGGAAGTCACTTACTTTTAAAATAATTCTCTTTTTAAGCTGATTGTTTTCATTTGGAAAGAAATCAGGAAAATTCTCAAAATAACTGTAGAGCCTCGGATTCATTCCCGCAGAAAGTACTACTGAAGATTCGAGATTACTATTTGCAAAACCTCTTAAGGCTGCATGAGCATCATTAAATTCCAATGGAAGTTGCTCATTTTTAACAAAATTATCTTTATCCAGTTTGGTCATTATATTGACATCAATTTCTCCAACAGAAAGATGTGATTCAATAAAATTTTGAATATTTTCTTTAAAAGAAATCCCGTCTTCTAATAAGTTTTGGAATCCCTTTTTGATATCAGATGAATTAGGAAGCATCGACATAAAATTTTCTAAAGCAGTCTTACTTTCTGCTAATTCGGTTTTAAAACTTTCAAATTTTTGTTTGACAATTTTATCTACTAAATTTAGATATGACGTAATTCTTTCGGCACGATAATCGTGAAATTTCTGACTTATTTCTTCGTGTGGAAAATGGAATTTGGTACTGTAAAAATTACGCATCTTCTCAATTAACTCATCATCAGCAATAGAAATTACTGATGAAATTCCATATTGCGCCACTCGTATTGGGCTGTCAATGGTATAAGCAAGTCCCATTACCGGAATATGGAAAGTATGTAAGGTTGTTTTTTTCATTTGTTTTCAAATTAAAATAAAAACAAATGTTAGAAAAAGCATTTTCATAAAGCCTGATAATTGTCAGGTTTATAGTCGGATTGAAAAGTGTTTGCCACGAATTTCACGAATTTACACTAATTTTTTAGCAACTATGAGAAAAAAATAATTCGTGTAAATTCGTGAAATTCGTGGCTAAAAAATCTATATCAAAATCTTCTTCAAAGATTCCGCAATACTTCTCCATAAAAAGTTGTAGAAGGATTTTTCCTGTATTCGTTCGACTTCGACATCGGCCGTTTTTGCTTTTTCTTTTGAATCATTTTTAACCAATAAATTAACAATCGCAGATTTTAGCTTAGCCTCTTTTTCCGGATTTTTTTTCTTGTATAATTTTACCTTTAAATCATCATAATCTAATGAAGCGTTTCCTTTTGAAATATTGTCATTTCCATAAAAATCAAATCGGTATTTATTGAAAACTCCGGTAAATGAAGCATTCATATAAGGCTTGCTGAATCGGCCGATGGCTGCGACATCAAAATTTGAAATAACTCCCTGAATATGAAAACTGTCCTTTTTATCCAAAACATTGAAACTCCAATCAACATTTAAAGGAGAAGTTTTCATGAATTGACAATTGATTTTAATCTTCACATCAGCTGTCTTTTTCAAACCAAAACCACTTCGAAGATTAGTTGCCCGCAAATTAAAATGATCGAAATTTAATTTTCCGGGGCCTTTTGAAAAGTCGATTTCTTCCTCATAAACCAATTTTGATTTGAGAACCTGTAAAGTATCAATCTGAAGCGGAAATTTAATATTTCGCAATAAATGATTATAAAGATATTTTTTGCTTAAATCATCTTTCGGCATTTTTCCACGGTAAATATTAGCGTCCAAATGATTCATCACAACTGAGTTTGCCTTAAAGAAAAAGCGATCATTTTTAAATCCCCAATCCATTTTGTTAATGTGAACTGAGTCCGCTTTTAGAGTATAAATGTCTTTTTCTTTTTCTACTTTTTGAACAAAGGTTTTTCGGTTATATTCGGGCAGCATCGAAAACTTCTTTATTTTTAAAAAGTTGTTTTCCGTGCTGATTTGGCCAATATCCATACGATAAAACGGATTAGGTTTATAGTATAAACTATCACAAACCAAAACATATTTTTCATACTGCATCGGAATTTTTTCCTTTAAAGTTGCATCTGTAATTAAAATGCCTTCGAGTTTCAGCAGAATATTTTTAACGCTGAAAATAGGTTTATTATTTTTCAAATAAACAACATCAACACTTCCGTCATTGAGGTAAATATTAGAAACGGCAACGACTTTTCGAAAGGGTTCTATAATTTCAGTCCGAATACTTTTGCTATTATTTAAAAGCTTGTCATTCTTTTTATATAAAATAACCATGGGTTTATTAATAATGATACTTTCAGCCTGAATAACATCGCGAAAAGCTAAATCCCAAATATTGAAATGTTTGATCGTAATTGATTCAATTTTAGAATAAATTCCGGTTTTTATCTTAGTATTTTCAAGTTGATTTTTTGGATGAACTAATAAAGTTTGGGCATAAATATTTCTCGACCAAAGTGAAACTTCGATCTTTTCGTAATTAATATTATAAGCAGTTTTATTTTTCTCCTCAATAATAATTGGCAGTTGTTTTTTAATCCAATAATTCAATCCGAAATTGATTAAAAGCCCAAAAACAAAGACTGAAATTATGCCGATTGCTATTTTTT contains:
- a CDS encoding DUF3857 domain-containing protein — translated: MKFQSLIIIFVFFCISKINAQNYELGKVTVAQLQEKVHPKDTTAPAAIIFKKGRTFFTYNNTNGFSANHVYEFKIKIYKKEGLAWADQKVRFYIGYEKLNEDRLEFSQGVTYNLENGSIVKTKLDNQGTFKKKINKYWNEKTITLPNVKVGSIIEYKYILKTENIVKLPDFDFQYEIPVDYFEYKTEIPEFYIYKTILVGRTPVTSDSKIVAGSQSFENEHNQTSTLYFRQVNSLFSGKDISPLILEPYVNNIDNYKGSIQHELERIRYPEQPVKDFTMTWEGVASTIFKDENFGKELSQNDFLLEDVKKLLGNVESLNERLNIIFKFVQNKMNWNEENGYYTDIGVRKAYTNQTGNVAEINFILINMLKLASVEVSPVLVSTIDNGIPVYPTRTGFNYVIAAAEIDGKQILLDASHKFTSPNILPLNVLNWKGRLIEKDGTSKEIDLYPVSVSKEFSNTVAKLDASGKIEGKVRVQRTDYDAYTFRVENADKNQENYLEKYEEQLGDLKISDYAIENKKTNFSNPIIETFSFSSDNQSEIIGGKIFINPLLFFTRTKNPFTQEKRQMGIYFGYPTQEKFNLNLDIPEGYVVESIPTPVRISTEDKAITYIFNISNVGNKIQISCIKEINNSIFAADEYTGLKDIFQKILASQNEKIVLKKI
- the kynU gene encoding kynureninase; the protein is MTFQNTREFARELDSQDTLNHYQEQFIFPKVNDKRVIYFTGNSLGLQPKRTKAYIDEVMNDWAKLAVEGHFYAQKPWWDYQERFAEPLSKIVGALPSEVTVMNTLTVNLHLLMVSFYQPKGKRYKIICEEKAFPSDQYMFQSQVHFHGYKPEDAIVEIKRRDGEHNIRLEDVLAKIDEVGDELALVLIGGVNYYTGQVFDIKTITAAGQKAGAKVGWDLAHAAGNIKLELHDWNVDFAAWCSYKYMNSGPGNASGCFVHEKHHNDPDLPRFAGWWGHNKERRFKMEPTFDPVHGAGGWQISNLPVLSLAPYLASVEMFAEVGMDALIAKRDHITSYLEFILHEIDKEVKGNFEIITPLNPLERASQLSVFLHGEGRSLFDYLMKNGVITDWREPNVIRLAPVPLYCSYEDMYDFGQILKKGILEK
- the queA gene encoding tRNA preQ1(34) S-adenosylmethionine ribosyltransferase-isomerase QueA translates to MKLSHFQFNLPKELLAEFPAENRDESRLMVIDRQKQTIEHKMFKDVINYFDDGDVLILNNTKVFPARLYGNKEKTGARIEVFLLRELNSEQRLWDVLVDPARKIRIGNKLYFGDDDSLVAEVIDNTTSRGRTLRFLYDGSYEEFRNKLTELGETPIPKYINREVTAEDAERYQTIYAKEEGAVAAPTAGLHFSKHLLKKLEIKGINFAEVTLHVGLGTFNPVEVEDLSKHKMDSEELIIKQEACDIVNEAKTKKKRICAVGTTSMRAIESSVSSQNTLNPYEGWTNKFIFPPHDFSIANCMITNFHTPKSTLLMMISAFCGHDLMKRAYEEAIKEGYKFYSYGDAMLII
- a CDS encoding nucleotide pyrophosphohydrolase, encoding MDLKNAQLDVDTWIKEHGVRYFNELTNMAQLTEEVGEVARIIARRYGEQSEKESDKNKDLGEELADVVFVVLCLANQTGIDLQAAFDKKMDLKSVRDKDRHKNNDKLK
- a CDS encoding DUF3857 domain-containing protein, with the protein product MGLRLMVVSALLVLGASKVNAQNYELGKVTIAELQEKSNAKDTAAPAAILFKKGRTFFTYTEGKGLVINNVYEFRIKIYKKEGLKWANQEVSYYVGYENLNDDTVNFSNAATYNLENGEIVKTKLNSEGSFKNKINNYWNKATITLPNVKVGSIIEFKYVLKSENIVKLPDFDFQYTIPVSYFEYKTEIPEFFIYKSLLIGNLKIETKAELVLSSQVFARGYKQINSFYTSKDIPALNEERFVDNINNYKGSIQNELEKERYPDKPGIDYTKTWEGVATSIYKNKDFGGELKQKDYFLEDIKEILQKTDSKKERLNLIFQFVQNRMNWTGKRGYFVDKGVKKAYEEKSGNVAEINFILISMLKAAGIDVNPVLASTVENGVPVFPNRTVFNYVIGAAEIEGQKILMDASNKFTTPNILPLNLLNWKGRLIKEDGSSQEIDMIPKIASKENYTITASINPDLGEIDGRLRIKKTDYDAFRFREINSNSNENSYLEKLENDLGKIEIEDYKIENKIGDLSKPVQEEFNFKARHSYDIIGGKIFLRPILFFTDVINPFKQEKRQMPIYFGYPSQETYNVFLDIPDGFVVESLPKPMRIVTENRDASYTMNMISEENKVHIQVVKEINKYIFATDDYDMLKEFFQNIIVSQNEKIVLKRI
- a CDS encoding 3-phosphoshikimate 1-carboxyvinyltransferase, producing MNLLLQTTQHNLQGQIAVTGSKSETNRLLLLKALFPNITLANTSNSDDSEVMQKALVGNDEIVDIHHAGTAMRFLTAYFAVNEGRDVVMTGSGRMQERPIKILVEALAQLGVEISYEKEVGYPPIKIKGKKVTASKVTLAANVSSQYISALLLVASKLENGLELTLEGEITSIPYIKMTLALLNDLDIQTSFEGNVIKVYPKETVASKEMVVESDWSSASYFFSLVALADTASITLTSYKENSLQGDSELVSFYEKLGVKTTFQNNKMTLVKQENFKYETINFELNNTPDIAQTIVVTCLGLGIGCHLTGLHTLKIKETDRLEALKIELTKLGATISVTNDSLTLTASENINHNVKIATYNDHRMAMAFAPLALKVPIIIEDAGVVSKSYPDFWNDLETLNLQISEL